In the Flavobacterium pallidum genome, one interval contains:
- a CDS encoding delta-60 repeat domain-containing protein, producing MKNKTILTLLISTLLTISAFSQSWVNDPSFNPQDEGYWNGANNTIYVNAVQPDNRIVISGSFTRYKDYDRNRIARINPDESLDLSFDPGTGPNDYISAIVLQPDGKIIIGGNFTTYNDIPVNHIARLNANGSLDSSFNTGTGANDVVSSILLLPDGKIVAGGYFTAFNANNYKRIVKLNTDGSVDGSFTTGTGFNGNVRGLALQADGKILAVGEFFQYNSQPSDFIVRLHEDGTRDVSFTPASINDIVTKTLAQADGKIIITGEFSSVNAVQTGVIARLNSDGSLDSGFNVPITPVYNTITDAVFTPAGKLIVAGYFSTNGDTYAHNICRLNMDGSLDETFYSRANNLGFFSDLSLQSDGNIIVTGSFDYYDKTNKNRFARLHEDGTINIDIPVNAGTGADNYIRRTIVQPDEKILVTGRFTHFNGSAQSKIVRLLPDGDVDPDFNTGTGFNDDTRVMALQADGKILVAGNFTSFNGQEVNKFVRLSPDGSMDSAFIPNIGFDPTITNIGVQSDGKIILTGVFYFTVDFSVHYGVIRLNIDGSIDQDFMDTLSAIPASLLADQVSLLITPDDKIVLGRQSGFTNNAILLRLNSDGSQDLSFTPAVGLNFEEVTSMSLQPDGKIVFVKVGSGTYTLLRINGDGTTDNSFLSGNSVSISGSFNKILVQQDGKMILSGSFTTYNGIPRFGLVRLNSNGSVDESFSINSVTFANSIGGYIFDIAFQSGKVIACGEFAFFGNTGRNRITRIMAADDLSTGNMGDVLDNDIRIYKDSGILNIKSLSSNISTVSIYDLSGKLVLQSKRLDKNEVSIQDVLPSNSFLIVKIMLADNSMVTKKFCF from the coding sequence ATGAAAAATAAAACTATCCTCACCTTGTTGATTTCGACTTTACTTACAATATCTGCTTTTTCACAAAGTTGGGTAAACGATCCATCATTCAATCCTCAGGACGAGGGGTATTGGAACGGTGCGAACAATACCATTTACGTAAACGCTGTACAGCCGGATAACAGGATTGTCATTTCGGGGAGTTTCACCAGGTATAAAGACTATGACAGGAACAGGATTGCAAGGATTAATCCTGATGAATCTCTTGATTTGTCTTTCGATCCCGGAACCGGACCAAACGATTATATTTCGGCGATTGTACTCCAACCCGATGGGAAAATCATCATTGGCGGAAATTTTACAACTTACAATGACATTCCTGTTAATCACATTGCCAGACTTAATGCTAATGGATCGCTCGACAGTAGTTTTAATACTGGCACAGGCGCGAACGATGTGGTCAGCTCAATTTTGTTGCTCCCGGATGGGAAGATTGTTGCCGGAGGATACTTTACAGCTTTTAACGCAAATAATTATAAAAGAATCGTAAAGCTAAATACTGACGGATCTGTAGACGGTAGTTTTACAACCGGAACAGGATTTAATGGTAATGTGCGTGGATTGGCGTTGCAGGCAGATGGAAAAATTTTAGCCGTTGGTGAATTTTTTCAATATAATTCCCAACCATCGGACTTTATTGTAAGGCTTCATGAAGATGGTACCAGAGACGTTTCATTTACACCTGCATCAATTAATGACATTGTCACCAAAACATTGGCGCAGGCTGACGGAAAAATAATAATTACAGGGGAATTCTCTTCTGTAAATGCGGTACAAACCGGAGTCATCGCGAGGTTGAATAGTGATGGTAGCCTGGACTCTGGATTTAACGTTCCGATAACACCCGTTTATAATACTATCACCGATGCAGTTTTTACTCCGGCGGGAAAGCTTATTGTAGCCGGTTATTTTAGTACTAACGGGGATACCTATGCGCATAATATCTGCAGGCTGAATATGGATGGCAGTCTGGATGAAACGTTTTACTCCAGGGCAAATAATTTAGGTTTTTTTTCAGACCTCTCTTTGCAATCAGACGGGAATATTATCGTCACGGGAAGTTTTGATTATTATGACAAAACAAACAAAAACCGTTTTGCCCGCCTTCATGAAGATGGTACAATTAATATTGATATACCTGTCAACGCGGGAACCGGAGCTGATAATTACATCAGGCGAACCATTGTGCAACCTGATGAGAAAATATTGGTAACAGGAAGATTTACTCATTTCAACGGCTCGGCACAAAGCAAGATTGTACGACTGCTGCCGGACGGCGACGTGGATCCGGATTTCAATACGGGAACAGGATTCAATGATGATACAAGGGTAATGGCTCTTCAGGCCGATGGTAAAATTTTGGTTGCAGGCAATTTTACAAGTTTTAATGGGCAGGAGGTGAATAAATTTGTAAGATTGAGCCCGGACGGCAGTATGGATAGTGCTTTTATTCCTAACATTGGGTTTGATCCAACTATTACTAATATTGGAGTACAGTCGGACGGGAAAATAATTTTAACCGGAGTATTTTATTTTACCGTCGACTTTTCTGTACACTATGGTGTTATCAGGTTAAACATTGATGGAAGCATCGATCAGGATTTCATGGACACTTTGAGCGCGATCCCAGCATCGCTTTTAGCGGACCAAGTTTCACTATTGATTACTCCAGATGATAAGATTGTGCTTGGACGCCAATCAGGTTTCACCAATAATGCAATATTATTGAGGTTAAATTCAGATGGATCTCAGGATTTAAGTTTTACTCCCGCGGTAGGTTTGAATTTTGAAGAAGTTACAAGCATGTCACTGCAGCCTGATGGTAAAATAGTTTTTGTCAAAGTCGGAAGCGGGACATATACACTTTTGAGGATTAATGGAGACGGGACTACTGACAATAGCTTTTTGTCGGGAAATAGTGTTTCAATTTCGGGGAGTTTTAACAAAATACTTGTACAGCAGGATGGGAAAATGATTTTATCAGGTAGTTTCACAACTTATAATGGGATTCCGCGATTTGGACTCGTAAGGCTTAACAGTAATGGAAGCGTAGATGAAAGTTTTAGTATCAACTCTGTAACGTTTGCAAATAGCATCGGTGGTTACATTTTTGATATTGCTTTTCAATCTGGCAAAGTCATTGCCTGTGGCGAATTTGCATTCTTCGGAAACACAGGGCGAAACAGGATCACACGTATTATGGCCGCGGATGATCTATCAACAGGAAATATGGGCGACGTATTGGATAATGATATCAGGATTTATAAAGACAGCGGTATTTTAAATATAAAATCGCTTTCAAGCAATATATCGACAGTCAGTATATATGACTTGAGCGGAAAACTGGTTTTACAGAGTAAACGACTGGATAAAAACGAAGTGTCAATTCAGGATGTACTGCCTTCCAATTCATTTTTAATAGTAAAAATCATGTTGGCAGACAACTCGATGGTTACTAAAAAGTTCTGCTTTTAA
- a CDS encoding T9SS type A sorting domain-containing protein → MKIKLLTATLLAGACSICFSQDLAYDTAFGNNGMTTTTINENGDALLSLVLQPDGKIVSSVGFDFSLNGNEGLIRYNSDGSIDTTFGNNGIVLTSLVDENAFNNNLKLLADGRILIVGSKSTVPNNSNYDYFNFAMAMYLPDGTPDLSFGTNGILQTDFAGHGDVAKAIDIQPDGKIIVAGYVTITWASHTTFGIARYNPDGSLDTGFGQDGFVVGDFEDDPQRIEYAHYIKWVDEKIIVGGSTSIYDNQDIDDMAIAVLRINADGSPDTTFGANGRVVTSFALEQDVYTFLPAPDGGIYAAGSIDQSGVTNALLIKYNSDGSLDAGFGDNGKVIFNDSLFPGSVISRLLLHDGKILCSGTVYDGTEVNLMLMRYNLNGSIDTSFGSNGIFAFDINGNQIDYSIDMLLQPDGKLVMGGWTGVTQNDNHSVLTRMQFDNLYVAGLKSDLCTTWPNPFTSSINIHSDDEIFSADLFDISGRRITDISVVHLPDRREATLKVPEALSNGIYILNVSNGKKSSAIKVIK, encoded by the coding sequence ATGAAGATAAAATTATTAACTGCAACACTCCTTGCAGGAGCATGCAGTATTTGCTTTTCGCAGGATCTTGCCTACGATACTGCTTTCGGTAATAACGGAATGACTACAACCACAATCAACGAAAACGGCGATGCGTTGCTATCGTTAGTGCTGCAGCCTGATGGTAAAATTGTATCATCTGTGGGATTTGATTTTTCATTAAACGGAAACGAGGGTCTTATCAGGTACAACAGCGATGGAAGTATAGATACCACTTTTGGCAATAATGGAATTGTACTGACTTCTTTGGTTGATGAAAACGCGTTCAATAACAATTTGAAATTGCTTGCCGACGGCCGCATATTGATCGTCGGTTCGAAAAGCACGGTCCCAAACAACTCCAACTACGATTATTTTAATTTCGCTATGGCCATGTACCTTCCTGACGGGACGCCTGATTTGTCCTTTGGGACTAATGGGATACTACAGACAGATTTTGCAGGACACGGCGACGTTGCCAAAGCAATCGACATCCAGCCAGACGGTAAAATAATCGTGGCGGGTTATGTTACAATAACCTGGGCATCACACACCACTTTTGGAATTGCCCGCTACAATCCTGACGGTTCGCTGGATACTGGTTTTGGGCAAGATGGCTTTGTTGTGGGGGATTTTGAAGACGACCCGCAAAGAATTGAATATGCTCATTATATCAAATGGGTGGATGAGAAAATTATCGTTGGCGGATCTACAAGTATATATGATAACCAGGACATAGATGATATGGCTATCGCGGTCTTAAGGATCAATGCAGATGGTTCGCCCGATACGACTTTCGGTGCCAACGGCAGGGTGGTAACCAGTTTTGCACTTGAACAGGATGTATATACTTTTCTTCCTGCTCCTGACGGCGGTATTTATGCTGCGGGAAGTATTGACCAATCTGGTGTCACCAACGCTTTGCTTATTAAATACAACAGCGATGGCAGCCTTGATGCCGGTTTTGGGGACAATGGGAAAGTCATTTTTAATGATAGCCTGTTTCCCGGATCGGTGATTTCCAGGCTGTTGCTCCACGATGGTAAAATCCTTTGCAGCGGGACAGTATATGATGGTACTGAGGTCAACCTTATGCTAATGCGTTACAATTTAAATGGGTCGATCGATACTTCTTTCGGGAGCAATGGCATCTTCGCGTTCGACATAAATGGGAACCAAATTGATTACAGTATTGATATGCTGCTGCAGCCTGATGGCAAATTGGTCATGGGCGGATGGACCGGTGTTACTCAGAACGACAACCATTCTGTGTTAACGCGGATGCAATTTGATAACCTGTATGTAGCAGGTTTGAAAAGTGATTTATGCACCACCTGGCCGAATCCTTTTACATCGTCCATAAATATCCATAGTGACGATGAGATATTTTCGGCAGATTTATTTGATATTTCCGGCAGGAGAATTACGGATATTTCGGTTGTGCATTTACCAGACAGGAGAGAAGCCACGTTGAAAGTGCCTGAAGCGTTATCAAATGGAATCTACATACTGAATGTTTCCAATGGTAAAAAATCCTCGGCCATTAAGGTTATCAAATAA
- a CDS encoding Hpt domain-containing protein, which translates to MALNYNLAKVYAISENDTEFVLQIVSLFISEVPADLQQVKEGIEQKNYKQAYSFAHKIKPTLDLLGMTVAFEEILVVEDWTKREGKRREIKDTFKDIEDRVEKAVKEIRKDFNL; encoded by the coding sequence ATGGCCCTAAATTATAACTTAGCAAAGGTCTATGCGATTTCGGAAAACGACACCGAATTCGTGCTGCAGATCGTTTCGCTTTTCATCTCTGAAGTCCCGGCCGACCTACAGCAGGTCAAGGAAGGAATTGAACAGAAAAACTACAAACAGGCGTACAGTTTTGCACACAAGATCAAGCCTACCCTCGATCTTCTGGGTATGACTGTCGCTTTTGAGGAAATCCTCGTAGTAGAAGACTGGACCAAAAGGGAAGGCAAGCGCAGGGAAATCAAGGATACCTTTAAGGATATTGAGGACCGCGTGGAGAAGGCGGTAAAGGAGATCAGGAAGGATTTTAACTTATAG
- the rpmG gene encoding 50S ribosomal protein L33 has protein sequence MAKKGNRIQVILECTEHKTSGVPGTSRYITTKNKKNTPDRLEIKKFNPILKRVTVHKEIK, from the coding sequence ATGGCAAAGAAAGGCAACAGAATCCAGGTAATCTTAGAATGTACTGAGCACAAGACTTCAGGTGTTCCGGGAACTTCAAGATATATCACGACAAAAAACAAGAAAAACACTCCGGACAGGTTGGAAATCAAAAAATTCAACCCAATCCTGAAGCGTGTAACCGTTCACAAAGAAATTAAATAA
- a CDS encoding fumarylacetoacetate hydrolase family protein — MKLICIGRNYAKHIQELQNERPEEPVVFIKPDSAILLKQHPFVIPEFSDDIHHEIEIIVRINKVGKYIEPKFAHKYYDEISVGIDFTARDLQQKLKDKGLPWEKAKAFDGSAVIGEFLPKTQFESIESLTFELTNNGKTVQKGNNSHMLWKIDELVSYVSQFFTLKIGDIIFTGTPEGVAAVKPGDVLEGFLEQHKLFRIQVK; from the coding sequence ATGAAGCTCATCTGCATCGGCCGTAACTACGCCAAACACATACAAGAACTCCAAAACGAACGCCCGGAGGAACCCGTGGTATTCATCAAGCCCGATTCTGCGATATTGCTGAAACAGCATCCGTTCGTAATCCCGGAATTTTCGGACGACATCCATCATGAGATTGAAATCATCGTCCGGATCAATAAAGTCGGGAAATACATCGAACCGAAATTTGCCCATAAATATTACGACGAGATTAGTGTCGGGATTGATTTTACCGCACGTGATTTGCAGCAAAAGCTCAAGGATAAAGGACTGCCGTGGGAAAAAGCAAAGGCTTTTGACGGCTCGGCGGTCATCGGAGAATTTTTACCCAAAACACAGTTTGAATCAATAGAAAGCCTTACATTTGAGTTAACCAATAATGGGAAAACGGTCCAAAAGGGGAATAATTCGCATATGTTGTGGAAAATTGACGAGCTGGTATCTTATGTTTCGCAATTCTTTACACTCAAAATAGGCGATATTATTTTTACCGGAACACCTGAAGGCGTAGCGGCAGTGAAACCCGGAGATGTTTTGGAAGGTTTTCTTGAACAACACAAACTATTCAGAATACAGGTAAAATAA
- a CDS encoding T9SS type A sorting domain-containing protein: MKISWFALSILFSLPALSQELSLDESFGNEGKVVISLQEQYDYDAITSVFIQPDGKIMCCAETEIEGNTAVLMRFNADGSPDNAFGTNGILNTGTSVEHANHNFMLLDDGKMLLFGMKLSDDFSSADFELSKYNPDGSLDIAFGNNGVALTNAMGNYGFGMAIGTTTAGNVIAAGALYDTWESHAGQYMVMKYLNDGNPDPSFGDNGKVTGTVFNNSNFSESPVAIAVQPDGKILVAGNGINYDIVPEVSVPYLLRLNQDGSMDMDFGDNGKILGTPSAFNGVNSLVLTGDGKIILSGYTFSAGLAKVLAMKYNNDGSPDISFGTSGTFTKDVFNDGNDDIFYKNQLLPDGKILFTGVSYHDEKANLLLLQLNADGALDTTFGDGGIFLPVIANTNTYMSTIAMQPDGKLVLGGSIDIGSEYYDTILLRLNTEDLSISDLGSNALSVYPNPASDFINMDFTLPQDDKVTFGLFDISGKKVVTLVSNTDFPAGLNSIKLNLPATLSKGIYFLRISNGNESSVIKLVK; this comes from the coding sequence ATGAAAATCTCGTGGTTTGCATTATCAATACTTTTTTCACTACCGGCCCTGAGCCAGGAACTGTCTTTAGACGAAAGTTTCGGAAACGAAGGGAAAGTCGTGATCTCACTCCAGGAGCAATACGATTATGATGCCATTACTTCAGTATTCATCCAGCCCGATGGCAAGATTATGTGTTGCGCTGAAACAGAAATTGAAGGAAATACGGCCGTGCTCATGAGGTTTAATGCGGATGGCAGCCCGGATAACGCTTTTGGCACCAACGGGATATTAAATACCGGAACTTCAGTGGAACACGCCAATCATAATTTCATGCTGCTTGACGATGGTAAGATGTTGTTGTTTGGGATGAAACTCAGTGACGATTTTTCTTCGGCGGATTTTGAGTTAAGCAAATACAACCCCGATGGTTCTTTGGATATTGCGTTCGGGAATAATGGTGTGGCGCTTACCAATGCGATGGGCAATTACGGTTTCGGAATGGCAATAGGGACTACGACCGCTGGAAATGTCATTGCGGCTGGAGCTTTATATGATACATGGGAGAGCCATGCCGGGCAATATATGGTAATGAAATATCTTAATGATGGCAATCCGGACCCGTCGTTCGGGGATAATGGGAAAGTCACCGGAACTGTTTTTAATAATAGTAACTTTTCAGAAAGCCCGGTAGCAATTGCGGTGCAGCCAGACGGAAAAATCCTGGTTGCCGGGAATGGCATCAATTACGATATCGTACCGGAAGTTTCCGTTCCATATTTGTTGAGGCTAAACCAGGACGGCAGCATGGATATGGATTTTGGCGACAACGGCAAAATATTGGGAACGCCATCGGCATTCAATGGCGTGAACTCGCTTGTACTTACAGGCGATGGCAAAATAATCCTGTCAGGATATACTTTTTCAGCAGGATTGGCAAAGGTGTTGGCGATGAAATACAACAACGACGGATCACCGGACATCAGTTTCGGGACCAGCGGTACATTCACCAAAGATGTTTTTAATGACGGGAATGATGATATATTTTACAAGAACCAGTTATTGCCCGATGGGAAAATATTATTTACGGGGGTGAGTTACCATGATGAAAAAGCAAACCTGCTGTTGTTGCAACTGAATGCCGATGGGGCTTTAGATACCACATTTGGCGACGGCGGCATCTTTTTGCCCGTTATTGCCAATACCAATACTTATATGAGCACCATAGCCATGCAGCCTGACGGTAAACTGGTGCTTGGAGGCTCGATAGATATCGGTTCAGAATATTATGATACCATATTGCTGAGGCTTAACACTGAAGATTTAAGCATTAGTGATTTAGGATCAAATGCGCTTTCTGTTTACCCGAATCCTGCTTCGGATTTTATCAACATGGATTTTACCCTTCCACAGGATGATAAAGTCACCTTTGGCCTGTTTGACATTTCAGGTAAAAAAGTAGTTACACTGGTTTCAAACACTGATTTCCCTGCAGGTTTGAATTCCATAAAATTAAACCTTCCTGCAACGCTGTCAAAAGGCATTTATTTCCTCAGAATTTCTAATGGAAATGAATCATCAGTCATTAAATTAGTGAAGTAA
- a CDS encoding DUF4295 domain-containing protein yields the protein MAKKTVATLQTQSKRLSKAIKMVKSPKTGAYTFVEAIMAPEAVDEFLKKK from the coding sequence ATGGCAAAGAAAACCGTAGCAACATTACAGACACAATCAAAAAGATTGTCTAAAGCCATCAAAATGGTGAAGTCTCCGAAAACCGGTGCTTACACTTTTGTTGAAGCTATCATGGCTCCTGAAGCCGTAGACGAATTTCTGAAAAAGAAATAA
- a CDS encoding 3'-5' exonuclease — protein sequence MELKLHRPICFFDLETTGIDICKDRIVEISILKIFPNGNKESKTWLVNPEMPIPAASTAVHGISNEKVANEPTFKELSHAIYNMIKDADLAGYNSDRFDIPLLAEELLRAGLDFDMKSRVSVDVQTIFHKMEERTLSAALKFYCGKNLENAHSAAADTEATYEILKAQLDRYDALENDMKSLSEFTTRKKIADFAGMIAFDKDDEEIFTFGKHKGAKVEKILETEPGYFSWIQNADFPLYTKKVLTAIKLRKLNNKLS from the coding sequence ATGGAACTCAAATTACACCGCCCGATCTGTTTCTTCGATCTCGAGACCACAGGAATCGACATCTGTAAAGACCGCATCGTCGAAATTTCGATACTCAAGATTTTCCCCAATGGCAACAAGGAAAGCAAAACATGGCTTGTAAACCCTGAAATGCCGATTCCCGCTGCTTCAACAGCAGTACATGGTATCAGCAATGAAAAAGTCGCTAACGAACCGACGTTTAAGGAATTGTCGCACGCCATATACAATATGATTAAGGATGCTGACCTGGCTGGGTACAATTCCGACAGGTTTGATATCCCTCTGCTGGCAGAGGAATTACTGCGTGCCGGATTGGATTTTGATATGAAAAGCCGCGTTTCTGTTGATGTGCAGACTATTTTCCATAAGATGGAAGAACGTACTTTAAGCGCCGCGCTGAAATTCTATTGCGGGAAAAACCTTGAAAATGCCCATTCCGCTGCCGCAGATACCGAAGCGACATACGAAATCCTGAAAGCACAGCTTGATCGTTATGATGCACTCGAAAATGACATGAAGTCGCTTTCTGAATTTACGACAAGGAAAAAAATCGCCGATTTTGCCGGAATGATCGCGTTTGACAAAGACGACGAGGAAATCTTCACTTTCGGGAAGCACAAAGGCGCCAAAGTCGAGAAAATCCTCGAAACCGAACCCGGTTATTTCAGCTGGATCCAGAATGCGGATTTCCCATTATATACCAAGAAAGTCCTGACGGCTATTAAACTCAGGAAGTTGAATAATAAATTATCTTAA
- the rpmB gene encoding 50S ribosomal protein L28, which produces MSRVCDLTGKRAMVGNNVSHAMNKTKRKFSVNLVKKRFYLAEEDRWITLRVAASTIKTINKNGIAAVLKKAQSEGFIK; this is translated from the coding sequence ATGTCAAGAGTTTGTGACCTTACAGGCAAAAGAGCGATGGTAGGAAATAACGTTTCCCACGCTATGAATAAAACAAAGAGAAAATTCTCTGTAAACCTAGTGAAAAAACGTTTTTACCTTGCTGAAGAAGACAGATGGATCACCCTTCGCGTGGCTGCATCTACAATTAAAACGATCAATAAGAACGGAATCGCTGCTGTTTTGAAAAAAGCACAGTCAGAAGGATTTATTAAATAA
- the ftsY gene encoding signal recognition particle-docking protein FtsY, whose protein sequence is MSFFKKIFSSEKKQTLDEGLEKSKTSFFSKLTKAVAGKSKVDDEVLDNLEEILVASDVGVDTTLKIITRIEKRVAEDKYLGTDELNKILREEIAALLSETNLGEASEFTIPSGKKPYVIMVVGVNGVGKTTTIGKLSHQFKKAGFKVVLGAADTFRAAAIDQLQIWADRVGVPLVKQQMGSDPASVAFDTLQSAVAQNADIVIIDTAGRLHNKTNLMAELTKVKRVMQKVVDDAPHEVLLVLDGSTGQNAFEQAKQFTAATEVTALAVTKLDGTAKGGVVIGISDQFRIPVKYIGVGEGIEHLQVFNKYEFVDSFFK, encoded by the coding sequence ATGTCATTTTTCAAAAAAATATTCTCCTCCGAAAAGAAACAAACCCTCGACGAAGGCCTCGAGAAATCGAAAACGTCTTTCTTTTCAAAACTGACCAAAGCCGTTGCCGGTAAATCCAAAGTGGATGATGAGGTACTCGACAACCTCGAGGAAATCCTTGTCGCTTCCGATGTGGGCGTAGACACCACGCTTAAAATAATCACCCGTATTGAAAAACGCGTCGCCGAAGACAAATACCTCGGTACTGACGAACTCAATAAAATCCTGCGCGAGGAAATTGCCGCCTTATTATCTGAAACAAACCTGGGCGAAGCGTCTGAATTTACAATTCCGTCCGGGAAGAAGCCTTATGTGATTATGGTTGTCGGTGTGAATGGCGTAGGAAAAACCACAACGATCGGTAAATTGTCGCACCAGTTTAAAAAGGCAGGCTTCAAAGTGGTCCTTGGTGCTGCAGATACTTTCCGTGCTGCTGCGATTGACCAATTGCAGATCTGGGCTGACAGGGTAGGTGTACCTTTGGTAAAACAGCAGATGGGCAGCGACCCGGCCTCAGTGGCATTTGATACGCTACAATCTGCGGTAGCCCAAAACGCAGATATCGTCATCATTGATACTGCAGGACGACTTCACAATAAAACCAATCTCATGGCGGAGCTGACGAAAGTAAAACGCGTCATGCAGAAAGTGGTTGATGATGCACCGCACGAAGTCTTACTCGTACTTGATGGCTCCACAGGGCAAAATGCTTTCGAACAGGCCAAGCAATTTACCGCAGCAACTGAAGTCACAGCTTTGGCCGTTACAAAACTTGACGGTACGGCAAAAGGCGGTGTTGTCATCGGGATCTCAGACCAATTCAGGATTCCTGTGAAATATATCGGTGTCGGCGAAGGGATTGAACACCTGCAGGTATTTAATAAATATGAGTTTGTCGATTCGTTTTTCAAGTAA
- a CDS encoding CinA family nicotinamide mononucleotide deamidase-related protein, with translation MKASIITIGDEILIGQIVDTNSGFIANALDKIGIEVAEMRSISDNKQHILNTFSELQDDSDVVIVTGGLGPTKDDVTRNTFCDYFDDTLISNAEVLAHVTKLIHNFTGNTNPLLQSNIDQALVPSKSTVLFNQYGTAPGIWMKKGKTVFISLPGVPYEMKGLMEHEVIPRIVAEYKRPYIIHKTVMTYGMGESMLADKITDWENNLPDFIKLAYLPSPGRVRLRLSARGTDKAQLEKAIADNIHSLTQIIAEVIVGFEEDETIEKVLGRQLTEKKLTISTAESCSGGKIAQILTSVPGASAYYKGSIVSYAKEVKMDLLQIPAETIEKYTVVSAEVAEAMALSAKRLLKTDYAIATTGNAGPTKDDTDKEVGTVFIALATPDNKTIVKEFNFGQPREKVIDRTVNKSLEMLQKEILKIVE, from the coding sequence ATGAAAGCATCCATCATCACCATCGGAGACGAAATCCTCATCGGGCAAATCGTGGACACCAATTCCGGATTTATAGCCAACGCACTTGATAAAATAGGGATCGAAGTGGCAGAAATGCGCTCGATTTCAGATAATAAACAACACATCCTCAATACCTTCAGTGAACTTCAGGATGATTCCGACGTTGTGATCGTTACCGGCGGATTGGGCCCGACCAAGGACGACGTGACCAGGAACACCTTCTGTGATTATTTTGACGACACACTCATCAGCAACGCCGAAGTTTTAGCGCATGTCACTAAACTGATCCACAATTTTACGGGGAACACCAATCCCTTGCTGCAATCCAATATCGACCAGGCGTTGGTACCGTCCAAAAGTACGGTGCTGTTCAACCAATATGGTACCGCGCCCGGCATCTGGATGAAAAAGGGAAAGACGGTTTTCATATCATTGCCAGGAGTGCCGTACGAGATGAAAGGCCTGATGGAGCATGAAGTCATCCCGAGAATCGTTGCCGAATACAAACGTCCGTACATCATCCACAAAACCGTCATGACTTACGGCATGGGCGAAAGCATGCTTGCCGACAAAATCACCGATTGGGAAAACAACCTGCCGGATTTTATCAAACTCGCGTACCTGCCAAGCCCCGGGCGCGTAAGGTTGCGCCTCTCTGCCCGCGGTACTGATAAAGCCCAACTTGAAAAAGCGATTGCGGACAATATACATTCATTGACCCAAATCATAGCAGAGGTTATTGTGGGTTTTGAAGAAGATGAAACGATTGAGAAAGTACTTGGGCGGCAACTGACTGAAAAAAAACTGACCATTTCCACTGCGGAAAGCTGTAGTGGTGGCAAGATTGCGCAAATACTGACTTCGGTTCCCGGTGCGTCGGCATATTATAAGGGCAGCATCGTATCGTATGCCAAAGAAGTAAAAATGGATTTACTTCAAATTCCGGCTGAAACGATAGAAAAGTACACCGTAGTCAGTGCAGAAGTGGCCGAAGCCATGGCACTCAGCGCAAAACGCCTGCTGAAAACAGATTATGCCATTGCGACAACGGGAAATGCCGGTCCTACGAAAGATGATACCGATAAGGAAGTCGGGACTGTATTTATCGCGCTTGCAACCCCTGATAATAAAACGATTGTAAAGGAATTCAACTTCGGGCAGCCGCGTGAAAAAGTCATTGACCGAACCGTAAACAAAAGCCTTGAAATGCTTCAGAAAGAAATTTTAAAAATTGTGGAATAA